A section of the Lepus europaeus isolate LE1 chromosome 10, mLepTim1.pri, whole genome shotgun sequence genome encodes:
- the GZF1 gene encoding GDNF-inducible zinc finger protein 1 isoform X1 has protein sequence MERRYSQLVLERKMESGAVLLESKSSPLNLLHEMHELRRLGHLCDVTVSVEYQGVRKDFMAHKAVLAATSKFFKEMFLNEKSVDGARTNVHLNEVQVVDFASFLEFVYTAKVQVEEDRVQRMLETAEKLKCLDLSETCFQLKKQMLESVLLELQNFSESQEAEASGGPQVGVGPDPRAGALGMDGAHPNGLVDRSDYPGEQMSNGVSPGSPPRKSKEKADKKKDVAKPPYPKIRRASGRLAGRKVFVEIPKKKYTRRLREQETGAEGSSGDPGAAQAQGPESAGTETGPLTKVEGGGAGMQVADPLPKAAGEEEEEEEEEEEEEGGAVEKRRSNLKCSVCEKAFLYEKSFLKHVRRHHGVASEVVYRCDTCGQTFANRCNLRSHQRHVHSSERRFPCELCGKKFKRKKDVKRHVVQVHEGGGERHRCGQCGKGLSSKTALRLHERTHTGDRPYGCTECGAKFSQPSALKTHMRIHTGEKPFVCDECGARFTQNHMLIYHKRCHTGERPFMCETCGKSFASKEYLKHHNRIHTGSKPFKCEVCFRTFAQRNSLYQHIKVHTGERPYCCDQCGKQFTQLNALQRHHRIHTGEKPFMCNACGRTFTDKSTLRRHTSIHDKNTPWKSFLVIVDGSPKNDEGHKTEQPDEEYAPPKLSDKLLSFAESSHFHSLAAVPGSVAPAHDGSAADTACKADAAVVSQDALLATTLSELSELSPQADAMPAQLHPLTSME, from the exons ATGGAAAGACGGTATTCACAG CTGGTTTTGGAAAGGAAGATGGAAAGTGGCGCGGTGCTGCTGGAATCCAAGTCCTCGCCGCTGAACCTGCTGCACGAGATGCACGAGCTGCGCCGCCTGGGCCACCTGTGCGACGTCACGGTCAGCGTGGAATACCAGGGCGTCCGCAAAGACTTCATGGCCCACAAGGCTGTGCTGGCGGCCACCAGTAAGTTCTTCAAAGAAATGTTCCTTAACGAGAAGAGCGTCGACGGGGCCCGGACTAATGTGCACTTGAACGAGGTGCAGGTCGTGGACTTCGCTTCGTTCCTCGAGTTTGTCTACACTGCCAAGGTGCAGGTGGAAGAAGACCGGGTGCAGCGGATGCTGGAGACGGCCGAGAAGCTGAAATGTCTGGACTTGTCGGAAACATGTTTTCAGCTCAAGAAGCAGATGCTGGAGTCGGTGCTTTTGGAGCTGCAGAATTTCTCAGAGTCTCAGGAGGCGGAGGCCAGTGGCGGCCCCCAAGTCGGAGTTGGCCCCGACCCCCGGGCAGGTGCGCTGGGCATGGACGGGGCTCACCCCAACGGCCTGGTGGATCGCTCAGACTACCCAGGGGAGCAGATGAGCAATGGCGTGTCGCCAGGCTCGCCGCCGAGGAAGTCCAAGGAGAAAGCGGACAAGAAGAAGGATGTGGCTAAGCCTCCCTACCCCAAAATCAGAAGAGCCAGCGGGAGACTGGCCGGAAGAAAGGTCTTCGTGGAGAtccctaaaaaaaaatacacgaGGAGGCTGCGAGAGCAAGAGACAGGTGCCGAGGGCAGCTCGGGAGACCCCGGGGCCGCCCAGGCCCAAGGCCCAGAGAGCGCAGGGACAGAGACCGGGCCCCTTACAAAAGTtgaggggggtggggctggcatgCAGGTGGCGGACCCCCTGCCGAAGGCagccggggaggaggaggaggaggaggaagaagaggaagaggaggaggggggtgcggtggagaagaggaggagcaacTTGAAGTGCAGCGTCTGTGAGAAGGCCTTCTTGTACGAGAAGAGCTTCCTGAAGCACGTGCGGCGGCACCACGGCGTGGCCAGCGAGGTGGTGTACCGCTGTGACACCTGCGGCCAGACCTTCGCCAACCGCTGCAACCTGCGCAGCCACCAGCGCCACGTGCACAGCAGCGAGCGGCGCTTCCCCTGTGAGCTGTGCGGCAAGAAGTTCAAGCGCAAGAAGGACGTGAAGCGGCACGTAGTACAGGTGCACGAGGGCGGCGGCGAGCGGcaccgctgcggccagtgtggcAAGGGCCTGAGCTCCAAGACGGCGCTGCGGCTGCATGAGCGCACGCACACTGGCGACAGGCCCTATGGCTGCACCGAGTGCGGGGCCAAGTTCTCACAGCCGTCTGCGCTCAAGACCCACATGAG AATCCACACCGGGGAAAAACCTTTCGTCTGTGATGAGTGTGGCGCAAGATTCACCCAGAACCACATGCTGATTTATCACAAAAGGTGCCACACAG GTGAGAGGCCTTTCATGTGTGAGACATGCGGCAAGAGTTTTGCTTCGAAGGAGTACTTGAAGCATCACAACAGAATCCACACTGGCTCGAAACCCTTTAAATGTGAAGTGTGCTTCCGGACTTTTGCTCAGCGGAACTCCCTGTACCAGCACATCAAAGTCCACACAG GGGAGCGCCCCTACTGTTGTGACCAGTGTGGGAAGCAGTTCACCCAGCTCAATGCCCTGCAGCGCCACCATCGGATCCACACGGGCGAGAAGCCATTCATGTGCAACGCTTGTGGGCGCACGTTCACGGACAAGTCCACTCTGCGGCGGCACACCTCT ATACACGATAAGAATACTCCATGGAAGTCTTTCCTTGTCATTGTAGATGGCTCCCCCAAGAACGACGAGGGGCACAAGACGGAACAGCCGGATGAAGAGTACGCGCCACCCAAGCTTTCAGACAAACTGCTGTCTTTCGCAGAAAGCAGCCACTTTCACAGCCTGGCCGCGGTGCCCGGCAGTGTCGCCCCCGCCCATGACGGCAGTGCCGCGGACACCGCCTGCAAGGCCGACGCCGCCGTGGTGTCCCAGGACGCCTTGCTGGCCACCACCCTCAGTGAGCTCAGCGAGCTGAGCCCGCAGGCGGACGCGATGCCCGCCCAGCTGCACCCCTTGACCAGCATGGAGTGA
- the GZF1 gene encoding GDNF-inducible zinc finger protein 1 isoform X3 produces the protein MERRYSQLVLERKMESGAVLLESKSSPLNLLHEMHELRRLGHLCDVTVSVEYQGVRKDFMAHKAVLAATSKFFKEMFLNEKSVDGARTNVHLNEVQVVDFASFLEFVYTAKVQVEEDRVQRMLETAEKLKCLDLSETCFQLKKQMLESVLLELQNFSESQEAEASGGPQVGVGPDPRAGALGMDGAHPNGLVDRSDYPGEQMSNGVSPGSPPRKSKEKADKKKDVAKPPYPKIRRASGRLAGRKVFVEIPKKKYTRRLREQETGAEGSSGDPGAAQAQGPESAGTETGPLTKVEGGGAGMQVADPLPKAAGEEEEEEEEEEEEEGGAVEKRRSNLKCSVCEKAFLYEKSFLKHVRRHHGVASEVVYRCDTCGQTFANRCNLRSHQRHVHSSERRFPCELCGKKFKRKKDVKRHVVQVHEGGGERHRCGQCGKGLSSKTALRLHERTHTGDRPYGCTECGAKFSQPSALKTHMRIHTGEKPFVCDECGARFTQNHMLIYHKRCHTGERPFMCETCGKSFASKEYLKHHNRIHTGSKPFKCEVCFRTFAQRNSLYQHIKVHTGERPYCCDQCGKQFTQLNALQRHHRIHTGEKPFMCNACGRTFTDKSTLRRHTSMAPPRTTRGTRRNSRMKSTRHPSFQTNCCLSQKAATFTAWPRCPAVSPPPMTAVPRTPPARPTPPWCPRTPCWPPPSVSSAS, from the exons ATGGAAAGACGGTATTCACAG CTGGTTTTGGAAAGGAAGATGGAAAGTGGCGCGGTGCTGCTGGAATCCAAGTCCTCGCCGCTGAACCTGCTGCACGAGATGCACGAGCTGCGCCGCCTGGGCCACCTGTGCGACGTCACGGTCAGCGTGGAATACCAGGGCGTCCGCAAAGACTTCATGGCCCACAAGGCTGTGCTGGCGGCCACCAGTAAGTTCTTCAAAGAAATGTTCCTTAACGAGAAGAGCGTCGACGGGGCCCGGACTAATGTGCACTTGAACGAGGTGCAGGTCGTGGACTTCGCTTCGTTCCTCGAGTTTGTCTACACTGCCAAGGTGCAGGTGGAAGAAGACCGGGTGCAGCGGATGCTGGAGACGGCCGAGAAGCTGAAATGTCTGGACTTGTCGGAAACATGTTTTCAGCTCAAGAAGCAGATGCTGGAGTCGGTGCTTTTGGAGCTGCAGAATTTCTCAGAGTCTCAGGAGGCGGAGGCCAGTGGCGGCCCCCAAGTCGGAGTTGGCCCCGACCCCCGGGCAGGTGCGCTGGGCATGGACGGGGCTCACCCCAACGGCCTGGTGGATCGCTCAGACTACCCAGGGGAGCAGATGAGCAATGGCGTGTCGCCAGGCTCGCCGCCGAGGAAGTCCAAGGAGAAAGCGGACAAGAAGAAGGATGTGGCTAAGCCTCCCTACCCCAAAATCAGAAGAGCCAGCGGGAGACTGGCCGGAAGAAAGGTCTTCGTGGAGAtccctaaaaaaaaatacacgaGGAGGCTGCGAGAGCAAGAGACAGGTGCCGAGGGCAGCTCGGGAGACCCCGGGGCCGCCCAGGCCCAAGGCCCAGAGAGCGCAGGGACAGAGACCGGGCCCCTTACAAAAGTtgaggggggtggggctggcatgCAGGTGGCGGACCCCCTGCCGAAGGCagccggggaggaggaggaggaggaggaagaagaggaagaggaggaggggggtgcggtggagaagaggaggagcaacTTGAAGTGCAGCGTCTGTGAGAAGGCCTTCTTGTACGAGAAGAGCTTCCTGAAGCACGTGCGGCGGCACCACGGCGTGGCCAGCGAGGTGGTGTACCGCTGTGACACCTGCGGCCAGACCTTCGCCAACCGCTGCAACCTGCGCAGCCACCAGCGCCACGTGCACAGCAGCGAGCGGCGCTTCCCCTGTGAGCTGTGCGGCAAGAAGTTCAAGCGCAAGAAGGACGTGAAGCGGCACGTAGTACAGGTGCACGAGGGCGGCGGCGAGCGGcaccgctgcggccagtgtggcAAGGGCCTGAGCTCCAAGACGGCGCTGCGGCTGCATGAGCGCACGCACACTGGCGACAGGCCCTATGGCTGCACCGAGTGCGGGGCCAAGTTCTCACAGCCGTCTGCGCTCAAGACCCACATGAG AATCCACACCGGGGAAAAACCTTTCGTCTGTGATGAGTGTGGCGCAAGATTCACCCAGAACCACATGCTGATTTATCACAAAAGGTGCCACACAG GTGAGAGGCCTTTCATGTGTGAGACATGCGGCAAGAGTTTTGCTTCGAAGGAGTACTTGAAGCATCACAACAGAATCCACACTGGCTCGAAACCCTTTAAATGTGAAGTGTGCTTCCGGACTTTTGCTCAGCGGAACTCCCTGTACCAGCACATCAAAGTCCACACAG GGGAGCGCCCCTACTGTTGTGACCAGTGTGGGAAGCAGTTCACCCAGCTCAATGCCCTGCAGCGCCACCATCGGATCCACACGGGCGAGAAGCCATTCATGTGCAACGCTTGTGGGCGCACGTTCACGGACAAGTCCACTCTGCGGCGGCACACCTCT ATGGCTCCCCCAAGAACGACGAGGGGCACAAGACGGAACAGCCGGATGAAGAGTACGCGCCACCCAAGCTTTCAGACAAACTGCTGTCTTTCGCAGAAAGCAGCCACTTTCACAGCCTGGCCGCGGTGCCCGGCAGTGTCGCCCCCGCCCATGACGGCAGTGCCGCGGACACCGCCTGCAAGGCCGACGCCGCCGTGGTGTCCCAGGACGCCTTGCTGGCCACCACCCTCAGTGAGCTCAGCGAGCTGA
- the GZF1 gene encoding GDNF-inducible zinc finger protein 1 isoform X2 yields the protein MESGAVLLESKSSPLNLLHEMHELRRLGHLCDVTVSVEYQGVRKDFMAHKAVLAATSKFFKEMFLNEKSVDGARTNVHLNEVQVVDFASFLEFVYTAKVQVEEDRVQRMLETAEKLKCLDLSETCFQLKKQMLESVLLELQNFSESQEAEASGGPQVGVGPDPRAGALGMDGAHPNGLVDRSDYPGEQMSNGVSPGSPPRKSKEKADKKKDVAKPPYPKIRRASGRLAGRKVFVEIPKKKYTRRLREQETGAEGSSGDPGAAQAQGPESAGTETGPLTKVEGGGAGMQVADPLPKAAGEEEEEEEEEEEEEGGAVEKRRSNLKCSVCEKAFLYEKSFLKHVRRHHGVASEVVYRCDTCGQTFANRCNLRSHQRHVHSSERRFPCELCGKKFKRKKDVKRHVVQVHEGGGERHRCGQCGKGLSSKTALRLHERTHTGDRPYGCTECGAKFSQPSALKTHMRIHTGEKPFVCDECGARFTQNHMLIYHKRCHTGERPFMCETCGKSFASKEYLKHHNRIHTGSKPFKCEVCFRTFAQRNSLYQHIKVHTGERPYCCDQCGKQFTQLNALQRHHRIHTGEKPFMCNACGRTFTDKSTLRRHTSIHDKNTPWKSFLVIVDGSPKNDEGHKTEQPDEEYAPPKLSDKLLSFAESSHFHSLAAVPGSVAPAHDGSAADTACKADAAVVSQDALLATTLSELSELSPQADAMPAQLHPLTSME from the exons ATGGAAAGTGGCGCGGTGCTGCTGGAATCCAAGTCCTCGCCGCTGAACCTGCTGCACGAGATGCACGAGCTGCGCCGCCTGGGCCACCTGTGCGACGTCACGGTCAGCGTGGAATACCAGGGCGTCCGCAAAGACTTCATGGCCCACAAGGCTGTGCTGGCGGCCACCAGTAAGTTCTTCAAAGAAATGTTCCTTAACGAGAAGAGCGTCGACGGGGCCCGGACTAATGTGCACTTGAACGAGGTGCAGGTCGTGGACTTCGCTTCGTTCCTCGAGTTTGTCTACACTGCCAAGGTGCAGGTGGAAGAAGACCGGGTGCAGCGGATGCTGGAGACGGCCGAGAAGCTGAAATGTCTGGACTTGTCGGAAACATGTTTTCAGCTCAAGAAGCAGATGCTGGAGTCGGTGCTTTTGGAGCTGCAGAATTTCTCAGAGTCTCAGGAGGCGGAGGCCAGTGGCGGCCCCCAAGTCGGAGTTGGCCCCGACCCCCGGGCAGGTGCGCTGGGCATGGACGGGGCTCACCCCAACGGCCTGGTGGATCGCTCAGACTACCCAGGGGAGCAGATGAGCAATGGCGTGTCGCCAGGCTCGCCGCCGAGGAAGTCCAAGGAGAAAGCGGACAAGAAGAAGGATGTGGCTAAGCCTCCCTACCCCAAAATCAGAAGAGCCAGCGGGAGACTGGCCGGAAGAAAGGTCTTCGTGGAGAtccctaaaaaaaaatacacgaGGAGGCTGCGAGAGCAAGAGACAGGTGCCGAGGGCAGCTCGGGAGACCCCGGGGCCGCCCAGGCCCAAGGCCCAGAGAGCGCAGGGACAGAGACCGGGCCCCTTACAAAAGTtgaggggggtggggctggcatgCAGGTGGCGGACCCCCTGCCGAAGGCagccggggaggaggaggaggaggaggaagaagaggaagaggaggaggggggtgcggtggagaagaggaggagcaacTTGAAGTGCAGCGTCTGTGAGAAGGCCTTCTTGTACGAGAAGAGCTTCCTGAAGCACGTGCGGCGGCACCACGGCGTGGCCAGCGAGGTGGTGTACCGCTGTGACACCTGCGGCCAGACCTTCGCCAACCGCTGCAACCTGCGCAGCCACCAGCGCCACGTGCACAGCAGCGAGCGGCGCTTCCCCTGTGAGCTGTGCGGCAAGAAGTTCAAGCGCAAGAAGGACGTGAAGCGGCACGTAGTACAGGTGCACGAGGGCGGCGGCGAGCGGcaccgctgcggccagtgtggcAAGGGCCTGAGCTCCAAGACGGCGCTGCGGCTGCATGAGCGCACGCACACTGGCGACAGGCCCTATGGCTGCACCGAGTGCGGGGCCAAGTTCTCACAGCCGTCTGCGCTCAAGACCCACATGAG AATCCACACCGGGGAAAAACCTTTCGTCTGTGATGAGTGTGGCGCAAGATTCACCCAGAACCACATGCTGATTTATCACAAAAGGTGCCACACAG GTGAGAGGCCTTTCATGTGTGAGACATGCGGCAAGAGTTTTGCTTCGAAGGAGTACTTGAAGCATCACAACAGAATCCACACTGGCTCGAAACCCTTTAAATGTGAAGTGTGCTTCCGGACTTTTGCTCAGCGGAACTCCCTGTACCAGCACATCAAAGTCCACACAG GGGAGCGCCCCTACTGTTGTGACCAGTGTGGGAAGCAGTTCACCCAGCTCAATGCCCTGCAGCGCCACCATCGGATCCACACGGGCGAGAAGCCATTCATGTGCAACGCTTGTGGGCGCACGTTCACGGACAAGTCCACTCTGCGGCGGCACACCTCT ATACACGATAAGAATACTCCATGGAAGTCTTTCCTTGTCATTGTAGATGGCTCCCCCAAGAACGACGAGGGGCACAAGACGGAACAGCCGGATGAAGAGTACGCGCCACCCAAGCTTTCAGACAAACTGCTGTCTTTCGCAGAAAGCAGCCACTTTCACAGCCTGGCCGCGGTGCCCGGCAGTGTCGCCCCCGCCCATGACGGCAGTGCCGCGGACACCGCCTGCAAGGCCGACGCCGCCGTGGTGTCCCAGGACGCCTTGCTGGCCACCACCCTCAGTGAGCTCAGCGAGCTGAGCCCGCAGGCGGACGCGATGCCCGCCCAGCTGCACCCCTTGACCAGCATGGAGTGA